The Primulina huaijiensis isolate GDHJ02 chromosome 9, ASM1229523v2, whole genome shotgun sequence genomic interval ATATCACATTGCTCGTGCAATTCGATGTCAATCTTTGAGAATTTTGAATCATGTAAACCACAATAGGACAGTTGCAATTTTGTACTTTGGACTTCTTCGACTTTCAACCTCTGGAACATATTTATTTCCACATACAGCATAGATGGACAAACCACAAGATGCAACTAAGTAGTCAAACTCGGAATCTCTTTCCTTGAACAAAGGCTAATATCTCTCCACTTTGACGAAGTATCCCACAGGCCACAAGAGGCTCCCGGAACCAGAAGCAAGTAAATGTCCTTAAGGGAGAAGACAAGCTTGATCTCAGTGGCCAGATAGAGTAAGTGATACGTTGGCAGTTTTGCGTCAATTGGTCGCAATTTGCACTATGTGAGAAATCAGATTTAGTTAGTTCTCCCACCTTAGGACTGACTACAGAACGCTCATGACTCCAACATATTCGTCCATGTGGCatgagccccaaattcatagcACGCTCCACAAATGTCCAGTTAATGTGATCGATCATCCATTAATGTATCCATTCATGCATCATTGACGTAACCAATAAAACTTTTagtttaaaaattaatgaaacaAACACAATTGATCAGCCAAAGAAAAGAATGAAACAAGTTTCAGCATGAAATCTAATTATCTGAAACTAAAACATTGTCTAGCTAAAAATTTGATTTCAAGaatcaaaattgaattttttaatcCCGTCACAAATTTCTACTAAGATAATATTTGAACATAACACCAATATAGGAAATGAAAATCAGAATCAGTCATGCCACACACTAAAGGCAGTGCTAATCAACAATGGCACCTACTTTACTTGACTGGCCCTTCCCGAACTCCATGATCAAATCAGGATCAACATTCTCCTCAGGCTCCCAGGTGGGCTCCTCCATATCTGTCCATTTTACAAAATACTCTTTCTTCCCTTCTTCTCCTTCCCTCTCATCCAAAATGCTTTCCGCCACGGCGTATTCAAGCCCCGCctcaaaatctttaagcaaatcCTCCCCTATCATACCTTTCTTCACCCACTCATTCGCCTCTCCGTCTTTCCACATCACTAGATATTCCATATTCACGCCCTTCCCTCTTCTCTCTAATATCACCTCCACCTCCGAATACTCGTATATTGCATCCTCCAATATCTTTATCACATTTTCGAGCCCCAATCTCTTAGCAAACTGCACAGGATTTCCCTTTGGTGTCACCCTAAGAATACTCCTCGCCAACTCCAACGGAGTCTGCTTTCTATCATCTTCCGATTCCGGGTCCGCCCCAAAATCTAGCAATAATTTCGCCACCCCAGGCTTCACATAGCCGGCGGCCATGTGCAACGCCGTCAAGCCGCCGCTTTTATCCCTGTGGTTTATATTAGCTCCAGCCTTCGCCAGAAGTCTAACGCACTCTTCCGAGCCAAGCCCAGATACAAACAAAAGTGCAGTGCGACCATCTTGATCGACGGCATCAATGTCCCTTCCATCATCGGATGCAATCAACCGCTCCAGAGCTGCGGCGTCAGCCTTTTTGGCATCGGTCCACCAAGGAGAGTCGTACTCTGCAACCACGTCTTTTGCTATATAGTCGGAGGGAACCCAAGTTGGAGCATGGTCGTCTTTCCACTCAATCAAATACTCCATTCCGCGGCCATTTTGAAGCGCTCTGCTGCCGATTATCTTGCTCACCTCACCATAACTTTCGTCTTCATCGTATTCATCAAATTCTTCAACTGGAACAGCTGCTGATGCGCGGCTCTCTAGGGTGGCGAAAAGAGATAAATTGGAAGTCTTGGAGTGGTCAAGACTAGTTTTAACGGAAATTGAGAAGTGGGTTTGGGAGGGAAGAGGGAGAGGAGTGAGAGTGAGTGGAGGTGAAGAGGGTTTGAGACGGGAGAGAGATTGAAGAATGTTCATTGAAGATCGAGTGAGCAAATGTGAAGAGTTGCAGTGTTAAGTGCGGGAAGATACAAGCATACTGTACTGAGTACTGAGACCAACATAATGGGAAAAAGAGAGGGATTATGTTCGTGTTGGTGTTGCAGATAAGAAATCGCATCCACGGTTGAAGGTATTCGCCGTTCGGTCCTTATATTTATGGAAAATAGATTTCTCACGAACTTGTTCAATTTTTGTACTTGGTCTcctaaactttcaaattttagttttgatacattaatttttaattttcgattattttgatttatttgctTATTTGACACCAGAAAATACGGATGTGACATCACAAATTACTGACACTACATCATAAATTGCtgatttttcagatatcacatcaTCAATTGGACAAACATAGTAAACAATTAATAGTTAGTATATCAAACCAAACTTTTGACAATTTAATataccaaaactcaaaattatacaaatcaaTGGaccaaaaaatcatatatgtgtgtgtgtagctTTGCTATGCTGCCAACCGACATACTAACTTTTGTGTTCATCAATAAAGTAACACTTGCCAAATGGATATACAATAttgatatgtttcatcatatccAATACATGAATATCACCTTATTGGAAGGCACAGAGGTGGACACGATTAGTTGACAgcataacaaaaaatatatgtgtgtgtatataatatataatgggaaattaacattttaaaatgtatttcaggttttaaaataattttattttgtgaatatgaaaaatggaatattatattttttgtcatgCAATTTGCATGTTTTTCactttttgttttgttattgATAATCGTAAcctctattttatttttgtttttttcaattttaatcatttttcatcgaAACACTAACTTGTCTGTTGGGTTAAGCGTGTATGAATGAGAATAGTGCTATGATGGGTGACATCTTAGGAAGTTCTTATGTGTCAAGATACTGACGTTACACCACTTGATCTGGTTGCCTAAGTGATCCATAAAAAAATGACGTCATATCTCAACGGGTAATATTGTCTCTGCTGAGGACATGGCCGACGGTAGAGAAAGggtaagactgatctctaaAGGATATGAGACAGCACCACCAGATAGACACGCACCTCCCCAAACTCATAAGCCTAACAGCCCGAAGCACCCAAGTAGGTATACTCTACGCTACAcaagtataaggaaataaagttgtACCTTGGCTAAAAGCTATAGCTTTTAGTCTAGTGGTAAGCGCTTGATCataacaattggtatcagagcgatgtcATGAGTTCAAGTCTCCCAAAAAGTATATGAAGGGGAATGTTGGATTAAGcgtgcatgagtgagagtaTTACTGAGATAGGTGATTTCCTGAGAAGTTCTCATGTGTCAAGCTACTGATGTTGTGTCGCTTGATTTGATTGGCTAAGTGGGTCGTAAAAGAGTGACACCAGATCTTAAAGGATAATACTGTCTCTGCTAGGGTCAGGACCGACGGTAAGGAAAGGGTAAGAATGATCTTACACGCACATCCCCGAACTCATGGGTCTAACAGCTCGACCCATTAGCACCTAAATAGGTTCACTCTACGCTACCAcaagtataaggaaataaagttgtGCATTGGGTAACAACTATAGCTTTTGGCCTAGTGGTAAGCGCTTGATCATAACAATTAATATCAGAGCGAGGTCATGAGTTCAAGTTTCCCAAGAATCATATTTATGTACGTCTT includes:
- the LOC140985318 gene encoding signal recognition particle 43 kDa protein, chloroplastic-like isoform X1 gives rise to the protein MNILQSLSRLKPSSPPLTLTPLPLPSQTHFSISVKTSLDHSKTSNLSLFATLESRASAAVPVEEFDEYDEDESYGEVSKIIGSRALQNGRGMEYLIEWKDDHAPTWVPSDYIAKDVVAEYDSPWWTDAKKADAAALERLIASDDGRDIDAVDQDGRTALLFVSGLGSEECVRLLAKAGANINHRDKSGGLTALHMAAGYVKPGVAKLLLDFGADPESEDDRKQTPLELARSILRVTPKGNPVQFAKRLGLENVIKILEDAIYEYSEVEVILERRGKGVNMEYLVMWKDGEANEWVKKGMIGEDLLKDFEAGLEYAVAESILDEREGEEGKKEYFVKWTDMEEPTWEPEENVDPDLIMEFGKGQSSKCKLRPIDAKLPTYHLLYLATEIKLVFSLKDIYLLLVPGASCGLWDTSSKWRDISLCSRKEIPSLTT
- the LOC140985318 gene encoding signal recognition particle 43 kDa protein, chloroplastic-like isoform X2 codes for the protein MNILQSLSRLKPSSPPLTLTPLPLPSQTHFSISVKTSLDHSKTSNLSLFATLESRASAAVPVEEFDEYDEDESYGEVSKIIGSRALQNGRGMEYLIEWKDDHAPTWVPSDYIAKDVVAEYDSPWWTDAKKADAAALERLIASDDGRDIDAVDQDGRTALLFVSGLGSEECVRLLAKAGANINHRDKSGGLTALHMAAGYVKPGVAKLLLDFGADPESEDDRKQTPLELARSILRVTPKGNPVQFAKRLGLENVIKILEDAIYEYSEVEVILERRGKGVNMEYLVMWKDGEANEWVKKGMIGEDLLKDFEAGLEYAVAESILDEREGEEGKKEYFVKWTDMEEPTWEPEENVDPDLIMEFGKGQSSKVTEPSS